In Sulfitobacter sp. SK012, a single window of DNA contains:
- a CDS encoding ATP-binding cassette domain-containing protein yields the protein MSDGEPIRLTGLNHYFGKGEARKQAIWNVNLSIALGSLTILMGPSGSGKTTLLTLMGCLREVQEGSVQLLEHELHGATEATMVMLRRRLGFIFQAHNLHESLTATQNVLMGLQVHGNGNAAKQLRAAHHVLDILGLSDRMSYLPANLSGGQKQRVAVARAMVSNPEIIFADEPTAALDKESGMNVVAMLKALGKSRKMTTVMVTHDNRILEMADRVITMEEGRIVDDYIV from the coding sequence ATGTCTGATGGCGAGCCAATCCGCTTGACGGGCCTGAACCACTACTTCGGCAAAGGTGAGGCTCGCAAACAGGCAATTTGGAATGTAAATCTAAGTATTGCTCTGGGTAGCCTGACCATTCTGATGGGACCGTCGGGATCGGGAAAAACCACGCTTCTCACATTAATGGGCTGTTTGCGCGAAGTGCAAGAAGGCAGCGTACAATTGCTCGAGCACGAATTGCATGGCGCTACCGAAGCGACAATGGTGATGTTGAGAAGACGATTAGGCTTCATCTTTCAAGCGCACAACCTGCATGAAAGCCTGACCGCAACACAGAATGTTCTGATGGGATTACAAGTGCATGGCAATGGAAATGCTGCCAAGCAGTTGCGTGCGGCACACCATGTCTTGGACATTTTGGGTCTTTCTGATCGTATGAGCTATCTGCCGGCAAACCTCTCAGGTGGACAGAAGCAGCGCGTCGCAGTCGCCCGAGCAATGGTGTCAAACCCTGAGATTATCTTTGCAGATGAACCTACCGCTGCGCTGGACAAAGAGTCTGGCATGAACGTCGTCGCAATGCTCAAGGCTCTTGGGAAGTCACGGAAAATGACGACTGTAATGGTGACACATGACAACCGAATTCTCGAAATGGCCGACCGAGTTATCACGATGGAAGAAGGTCGTATTGTCGACGACTATATTGTGTAA
- a CDS encoding FtsX-like permease family protein: MSRLLTYLFGRLPIGWLQLAHNKARLVAAVAGVAFANLLVFMQLGILGALNGSTVAPYVLLNADIIISSEDGNTLTDSGNVARARMFQALGVPGVAFAAPLFVGNVPFSMSDGTSVSLLAFGMDTSRPEFASPVIAASMPRLEIENTALLDTQTRGVPASAFDRLFEGQSFGFEINGQTLTAIGTLEVGGGFLADGTVVVSEQTFFRFFERRSSSVPSHILIKVADGISAERVVQRIQAVLPKQSVKVQTIENSAKADLAFMSTQRPTGIIFGFGVVIGLIVGIVIVYQVLSTDVADHLREYATFKAMGFGQPFFLGIVFEEAIVLAVFGFIPGFIVSIGLYSALSSVTSLPVEMEASRAILVFLGTLAACTISGAIATRRLAGADPADLF; this comes from the coding sequence ATGAGCAGACTGTTAACCTATCTGTTCGGACGTTTGCCCATTGGCTGGCTGCAACTGGCCCATAACAAGGCCAGGTTGGTTGCTGCCGTCGCTGGCGTGGCCTTCGCCAATTTGCTCGTGTTCATGCAATTGGGCATACTTGGTGCTCTTAATGGCTCTACGGTCGCGCCTTATGTATTGCTGAACGCGGACATCATTATTTCATCTGAGGATGGCAATACTCTGACAGATAGTGGCAACGTAGCACGCGCGCGCATGTTTCAGGCGCTTGGGGTTCCCGGCGTTGCATTCGCGGCCCCTCTCTTCGTCGGCAACGTTCCCTTTAGCATGTCAGATGGCACCTCAGTTTCTCTTTTGGCTTTCGGGATGGACACATCGCGGCCCGAGTTTGCGTCACCAGTAATCGCAGCATCGATGCCTAGGTTAGAGATTGAAAACACCGCGCTGCTCGACACCCAAACAAGAGGTGTCCCCGCATCGGCATTCGACAGACTGTTCGAGGGCCAGTCTTTTGGTTTCGAAATTAATGGCCAGACCCTGACTGCAATTGGAACGCTGGAGGTGGGAGGAGGATTTCTTGCCGATGGCACCGTTGTAGTTTCCGAGCAGACCTTCTTTCGGTTTTTTGAACGACGCAGCAGCAGTGTACCCAGTCATATCCTTATCAAGGTGGCCGACGGTATATCCGCTGAGCGCGTCGTTCAGCGGATACAAGCTGTCCTGCCAAAGCAAAGCGTCAAAGTGCAAACAATCGAGAATTCGGCAAAAGCCGACTTAGCCTTCATGTCTACGCAACGGCCAACCGGGATCATTTTCGGATTTGGCGTTGTGATTGGCCTGATAGTTGGCATTGTAATCGTATATCAGGTCTTATCCACGGATGTAGCCGATCACTTACGAGAATATGCGACTTTCAAGGCAATGGGCTTTGGGCAACCATTCTTCTTGGGTATTGTATTCGAAGAAGCAATTGTGCTGGCAGTCTTTGGTTTCATTCCCGGGTTTATCGTATCAATTGGCCTCTATTCTGCGCTGAGTTCGGTGACGAGCTTACCGGTTGAAATGGAAGCGAGCAGGGCAATTCTGGTCTTTCTGGGTACGCTAGCAGCTTGCACCATCTCCGGCGCAATTGCGACACGACGCCTAGCGGGCGCGGATCCTGCGGATTTGTTTTAA
- a CDS encoding ABC transporter permease — MRRLRCIFWLGLKEMMSLRRDWVMMALLVWSFTLSPVMEATGVATSVNNASIAFADEDNSPLSRALAAAFFPPEFQPVVQIQPGSGATQMDAGRYLFVIAVPPGFEKDVRATRAPEIQVMIDATAMEQAGIGASYITDILGTEIRRFAIGANLLDPPEVDIILHSAFNPNRDTVRFAGIVALIGQIMWLTTILTGAAMIREREHGTIEHLLAMPLAPFDIAAAKIWANAVVILVAAGLSLTFVLQGFLGISIAGSKALFLLGTALFLFTSTALGIFLATLARSMAQFALLVMLIVLPMLMLSGGETPVESQPAWLQAGTLMLPSRHYMSASQAIVFKGAGIEIVWPEFLWMFLLGAALLTTSLVLFRRSVAQES, encoded by the coding sequence ATGCGACGGTTACGCTGCATTTTCTGGCTTGGTCTGAAAGAGATGATGAGCCTGCGTCGTGACTGGGTGATGATGGCACTGCTTGTTTGGTCATTCACATTGTCACCGGTCATGGAGGCGACCGGGGTCGCGACCTCGGTCAACAACGCATCAATTGCGTTTGCAGACGAGGACAACTCACCGCTTTCACGCGCACTTGCTGCAGCCTTCTTTCCGCCGGAGTTCCAGCCCGTCGTCCAGATTCAGCCGGGTTCCGGTGCCACACAAATGGATGCAGGGCGGTACCTCTTTGTCATTGCCGTACCGCCCGGCTTCGAGAAGGACGTCCGCGCCACCCGCGCTCCGGAAATTCAGGTTATGATCGATGCGACAGCGATGGAACAGGCCGGGATTGGTGCAAGCTATATCACCGACATTCTGGGTACTGAGATCCGCCGCTTTGCGATCGGGGCGAACCTTTTGGACCCGCCTGAGGTCGATATCATCCTGCACAGTGCCTTTAACCCGAACCGCGACACGGTGCGTTTCGCCGGCATCGTCGCTCTGATCGGCCAGATCATGTGGCTGACCACGATCCTAACAGGTGCCGCCATGATCAGGGAGCGCGAGCACGGGACGATCGAGCACCTGCTCGCCATGCCACTTGCGCCCTTTGACATTGCAGCAGCCAAAATCTGGGCAAACGCCGTAGTGATCCTTGTGGCGGCTGGGCTGTCTCTGACATTTGTGCTGCAAGGCTTTTTGGGAATTAGTATCGCAGGATCGAAAGCCCTGTTCCTGCTTGGCACTGCACTTTTCCTTTTTACCTCTACGGCGCTGGGGATATTTCTGGCAACGCTGGCGCGTTCCATGGCACAGTTTGCGCTGTTGGTGATGCTAATTGTCTTGCCGATGTTGATGTTGTCGGGAGGTGAAACACCGGTCGAAAGTCAGCCCGCCTGGCTGCAGGCGGGCACACTTATGCTTCCGTCACGCCACTACATGTCAGCCAGCCAGGCCATCGTCTTCAAGGGGGCCGGGATCGAAATCGTCTGGCCGGAATTTTTGTGGATGTTTCTGCTAGGGGCCGCCCTCTTGACGACAAGTCTGGTACTCTTCAGGCGATCAGTCGCGCAAGAGAGTTAA
- a CDS encoding IS5 family transposase, with the protein MRRRGDLTVWISGDALGLWSAPRRTTRGGQPHYSDLEIELCLTLGLVFKQPLRQTQGLMRSIARLLGVEVAVPDFSTLSRRGNGLTLAETQNPTMRAPIQLDVDSTGLKIFGESEWLEEKHETKRKRRSWRKLHLGLDLVSGEIVCSDLATNVIGDPTALPDLLDQVAGPVDLFLADGAYDGEPTSDLLAARFGSTIEVTIPPPKNAVLSTDAAQNPSIRDRHIADIRAHGRRAWQKSSGYNQRSRGETLMGRWKTVIGPKLKAHNFENQKTEARIGVQVLNRMTGLGRPRFERIA; encoded by the coding sequence CTGCGGCGGCGCGGTGATCTGACTGTCTGGATCAGCGGTGATGCGCTTGGGTTGTGGTCGGCGCCGCGCCGAACAACGCGAGGCGGGCAGCCGCATTACTCTGATCTGGAGATCGAACTGTGCCTGACGCTGGGCCTGGTCTTCAAGCAACCGCTGCGTCAAACCCAAGGCTTGATGCGCTCTATTGCGAGGTTGTTGGGGGTTGAGGTCGCGGTGCCGGATTTTTCCACCTTATCGCGCCGGGGCAATGGGCTGACTTTGGCAGAAACGCAAAACCCGACCATGCGCGCTCCAATCCAACTGGATGTCGACAGTACCGGCCTGAAGATCTTCGGCGAGAGCGAATGGCTTGAGGAAAAGCATGAAACCAAACGCAAACGGCGCTCTTGGCGCAAGCTGCACCTCGGCCTTGATCTTGTCAGCGGGGAGATCGTCTGCTCCGACCTGGCCACCAATGTTATCGGCGATCCGACGGCGCTGCCAGATCTCTTGGATCAAGTCGCCGGTCCAGTTGATCTGTTCCTCGCGGATGGCGCTTACGACGGAGAACCAACATCTGATTTGCTTGCCGCTCGGTTCGGATCGACGATCGAGGTCACGATTCCACCACCCAAAAACGCGGTCCTGAGCACAGACGCCGCGCAAAACCCGAGCATTCGTGATCGCCATATTGCCGACATTCGCGCGCACGGACGAAGAGCATGGCAGAAGTCATCTGGCTACAATCAACGCAGCCGAGGTGAAACTCTCATGGGCCGTTGGAAAACAGTTATTGGGCCCAAGCTAAAGGCACACAACTTCGAAAATCAGAAAACAGAGGCCAGGATTGGCGTGCAGGTTCTCAACAGAATGACCGGACTTGGCAGGCCACGTTTCGAACGCATCGCCTGA
- a CDS encoding universal stress protein — translation MELKTILLCLTTTKNTETLLKVAVPLARKNNAHLIGLHTVEALLVYPGIAMHIPDPAFATFNASQKSESEAIKKAFDKHTENEDFISEFRLVRTEAVSASVRMVECARAADLVIMAQEDRENDRYDQRHAQIQVIRESGRPVIVVPQDYDGPEIGANLLLGWSDTREAARAAHDVLGLADAGANLTVLRVGKASQDALNDGVAIDVVEMIARHDLKVTLEHREPLDLNIAEVLNKKAFELGADLIATGAFGHSRAYDFVVGATTHALMRDQKVPVLFSK, via the coding sequence ATGGAACTGAAAACAATACTGTTGTGTCTGACTACAACCAAGAACACTGAAACGCTTTTGAAAGTGGCGGTTCCACTAGCACGCAAGAACAATGCTCATTTGATTGGGCTGCATACAGTCGAGGCTTTACTCGTCTACCCAGGCATTGCGATGCACATCCCCGATCCAGCATTCGCCACATTCAATGCCAGCCAAAAAAGTGAATCTGAAGCGATCAAAAAAGCCTTTGATAAACACACAGAAAATGAGGACTTTATCAGTGAGTTCCGGTTGGTCCGTACAGAGGCAGTTTCTGCCAGCGTGCGGATGGTTGAATGCGCGCGTGCAGCTGACCTAGTTATCATGGCACAAGAAGACAGAGAGAATGATAGATATGATCAAAGGCACGCACAAATTCAGGTGATCCGCGAAAGTGGCCGCCCAGTTATTGTAGTGCCACAGGATTATGATGGCCCCGAGATTGGTGCCAACCTGCTTCTTGGATGGAGCGACACAAGAGAAGCTGCCCGCGCTGCACATGATGTGTTGGGGTTAGCCGATGCCGGTGCAAATCTGACTGTATTGCGTGTTGGCAAAGCTTCGCAAGACGCGTTGAATGATGGGGTTGCAATTGATGTGGTGGAGATGATCGCACGTCACGATTTGAAAGTAACGCTAGAGCATCGCGAACCCTTGGATCTAAATATTGCTGAGGTCCTTAACAAAAAGGCTTTTGAATTGGGTGCTGACCTTATTGCGACAGGGGCCTTTGGCCATTCACGTGCCTATGATTTTGTTGTTGGGGCGACCACCCATGCATTGATGCGCGACCAAAAAGTGCCCGTCCTATTTAGCAAGTAG
- a CDS encoding HlyD family efflux transporter periplasmic adaptor subunit, which yields MSRDENGNTTPMPLRDNGLEQSSRAFASNVMGKSKLYLIPLFMLTLFTGAVIGMYFQPPGLRIFFNATGLEPGAGTETPIAVAIQKVSSQEEIAVVSEGDVVALGRIIPRGDVIRVATPSGAGDARIAEIRVVEGNQVQANDVLAILDNLPQLESRVVSAQASIGVREANLLQTRASIRASLDETQAGLERAEATAKMAQSDLSRATSLFERDLVTRADFDRVIARANEAGRDVERNIATLSRYETGSEIVQADIAVAEANLQAARAELARARQDLEGAFVRAPVAGTVLDINAHVGERPANTGIFDLGDTSQMTVEAEVYQTMIGRVAIGDPVTASAGALREELSGIVSAIGMEIGRQSITSDDPAANTDARVVDVIIMLDAASSDIARRFTNLETIVRIDAGRAE from the coding sequence ATGAGCCGCGATGAAAATGGCAACACCACACCTATGCCACTTAGAGACAATGGGCTGGAACAGTCATCTAGGGCGTTTGCTTCAAATGTAATGGGTAAATCAAAGTTGTACCTGATCCCACTCTTTATGTTGACGCTTTTCACAGGCGCTGTCATCGGAATGTATTTTCAGCCTCCAGGATTGCGCATTTTTTTCAATGCCACGGGACTTGAACCTGGGGCGGGGACTGAAACTCCCATCGCGGTTGCGATCCAGAAAGTCTCATCACAAGAAGAAATCGCTGTCGTAAGTGAGGGCGATGTCGTGGCTTTAGGCCGCATTATCCCGCGGGGCGATGTGATCCGGGTAGCGACCCCGTCTGGTGCCGGAGATGCAAGAATTGCTGAAATCCGTGTCGTGGAGGGCAACCAAGTACAGGCAAATGACGTTCTAGCCATCCTTGATAATCTGCCTCAGCTGGAAAGTCGCGTTGTCTCAGCTCAAGCCAGTATTGGTGTCCGGGAGGCAAATCTGTTGCAAACGCGAGCGTCCATCCGCGCCAGTCTTGACGAGACTCAGGCAGGGCTGGAGCGCGCGGAGGCAACGGCCAAAATGGCTCAGTCCGACCTGAGCAGGGCAACATCGCTTTTTGAACGCGACCTTGTGACACGTGCGGACTTTGATCGTGTTATAGCCCGCGCTAACGAAGCGGGCCGTGATGTAGAGCGGAACATCGCAACACTTTCTCGATACGAAACCGGGTCGGAAATTGTCCAGGCCGATATTGCTGTTGCTGAAGCAAACCTACAAGCTGCTCGCGCCGAGCTGGCCCGGGCCCGCCAAGACCTAGAAGGTGCGTTTGTTCGTGCGCCTGTGGCAGGAACAGTGCTGGATATTAACGCTCATGTTGGAGAGCGTCCTGCCAATACCGGCATTTTTGACCTTGGTGACACGTCGCAAATGACTGTTGAAGCCGAAGTGTATCAAACCATGATTGGCAGGGTCGCCATTGGGGATCCTGTGACCGCCAGCGCCGGCGCGCTTCGGGAGGAACTTTCAGGTATCGTCTCCGCAATTGGGATGGAGATTGGCCGTCAGTCGATCACGTCCGATGACCCAGCTGCAAATACAGATGCTCGCGTGGTTGATGTAATTATAATGCTCGACGCAGCTTCATCGGACATAGCCCGTCGCTTTACCAACCTTGAGACCATTGTTCGGATCGATGCGGGCCGTGCTGAATGA
- the rbbA gene encoding ribosome-associated ATPase/putative transporter RbbA: MSAGTAETDLRIVGVTHKYREHTALNALSLDLPAGWLVGFIGPDGVGKSTLLGLITGAKKLQAGTIGVLGGAIDDPAHRRRVCPAIAFMPQGLGRNLYADLSVRENLEFFSRLFGQSKEERDIRIAALLSATGLAPFADRLMGKLSGGMKQKLGLCCALIHDPKLLVLDEPTTGVDPVSRRQFWALIRAIRGNNPELSVLVSTAYMEEAQSFDWIVAMDAGRALFQGKPGDLRCQAKDFETAYRSLRAHRGSQHIADNLPVRRVDTDPVITARGLTRRFGDFTAVDHVEFSINRGEIFGFLGSNGCGKSTTMKMLTGLLPASAGEAFLFGRPVDARDLETRREIGYMSQAFSLYGELTVHQNLKLHARIFDIADQTARINKLMRRFGLDAHGDTLAAALPLGIKQRLSLAVAVIHRPRVLILDEPTSGVDPEARDSFWVLLVELSREEGVTIFVSTHFMAEAERCDRVSFMHAGRVLAEGTPSALIANQKADNLEDAFIAIMEADEPPVQVFAPAVPDEAKTAGSGNSVGRILAYARRETIEVLRDRVRLAFAFLGSALLMLVFCFGISLDIDELDFAVLDLSQGPESRAYIAEIAGSRYFRQTPPLASAAEGRSRLSAGDVSLVIELPPDFGRKLRAGEMTEVLATVDGAIPFKGETVEGYVAGLHQTFLSVLANDSGAAQTQITRIEPRFRYNQSFESIAAMAPAMPAILLIMLPAVLMAVSVAREKELGSVTNFYVTPTTRLEFLVGKQIPYIAIAFVNFLLLAAMTIVIFGVPLKGDPVPLAIGALLYVWATTSYGLLIATMTSSQVAATFATAIASVVPTIQFSGLLQPVSTLEGGAQMIGSLWPSAYFLHLNVGVFTKGLGWEALGSDVLALACFGPVFTTIAALALRAQEK; this comes from the coding sequence ATGAGTGCCGGGACCGCCGAAACTGACCTTCGTATTGTAGGGGTCACCCATAAGTACCGCGAGCACACAGCGCTGAATGCGCTTTCGCTGGATTTGCCTGCCGGTTGGCTCGTCGGGTTTATCGGGCCCGACGGGGTCGGCAAGTCGACGCTCTTGGGTCTGATCACCGGCGCGAAAAAACTGCAGGCCGGAACCATCGGCGTCCTAGGGGGGGCAATCGACGATCCCGCGCATCGACGCCGCGTATGCCCCGCCATTGCCTTCATGCCGCAGGGGCTGGGCCGCAATCTCTATGCTGACTTGTCGGTGCGCGAGAACCTTGAGTTTTTCTCGCGCCTCTTCGGGCAAAGCAAGGAGGAGCGCGACATTCGGATCGCGGCGTTATTGTCAGCGACGGGGCTTGCGCCCTTCGCTGACCGGCTGATGGGTAAGCTCTCGGGCGGCATGAAACAAAAGCTGGGGCTTTGCTGTGCGCTCATCCACGATCCGAAACTTTTAGTGTTGGACGAGCCAACGACCGGTGTCGACCCGGTGTCACGCCGTCAGTTCTGGGCGCTAATTCGCGCGATCAGGGGAAACAACCCAGAGCTCTCTGTCCTTGTCTCGACCGCCTATATGGAGGAAGCTCAGAGCTTCGACTGGATCGTCGCGATGGATGCGGGACGCGCGCTCTTCCAAGGCAAACCGGGCGATTTGAGGTGCCAGGCCAAGGACTTCGAAACGGCTTACCGGAGCCTTCGGGCACACAGAGGGTCACAACATATAGCGGATAATCTGCCGGTGCGCCGGGTCGATACAGACCCTGTCATCACCGCGCGCGGATTGACACGGCGTTTCGGCGACTTCACTGCCGTCGACCATGTCGAATTCTCGATCAACCGCGGAGAGATCTTTGGCTTTCTCGGATCGAACGGCTGCGGTAAGTCGACAACTATGAAAATGCTGACAGGACTGCTGCCTGCGAGCGCGGGCGAGGCATTTCTGTTCGGCAGACCAGTTGACGCGCGCGACCTGGAGACGCGCCGCGAGATTGGCTACATGAGCCAAGCATTCTCACTCTATGGCGAGTTGACCGTTCATCAGAACCTTAAACTCCATGCCCGCATCTTCGATATCGCTGATCAGACGGCTCGGATTAACAAATTGATGAGGCGTTTTGGTCTGGACGCGCATGGAGACACGTTGGCCGCGGCCCTCCCGCTTGGCATCAAACAGCGCTTGTCACTGGCCGTAGCGGTGATCCATCGACCGCGCGTGCTTATCCTGGACGAACCGACTTCGGGCGTGGACCCAGAGGCGCGCGACTCGTTCTGGGTCTTGCTGGTTGAACTCTCACGCGAGGAAGGCGTGACGATCTTTGTCTCGACACATTTTATGGCAGAAGCCGAACGATGTGATCGGGTCTCATTCATGCACGCGGGCCGGGTTCTTGCCGAAGGCACGCCAAGCGCGTTGATCGCCAATCAGAAGGCAGACAACCTAGAGGACGCGTTTATCGCAATAATGGAAGCCGATGAGCCACCGGTACAGGTGTTCGCCCCTGCGGTCCCGGATGAAGCAAAAACCGCCGGGTCCGGAAATAGCGTCGGGCGCATCCTCGCATATGCGCGACGCGAGACCATCGAAGTGTTGCGTGACCGGGTGCGCCTTGCATTCGCTTTTCTGGGTTCGGCTCTGTTGATGCTGGTCTTCTGTTTTGGGATATCGCTGGACATTGATGAGTTGGATTTCGCGGTCCTTGACCTCTCACAGGGGCCAGAAAGTCGCGCCTATATCGCAGAAATCGCCGGGTCGCGATACTTTAGGCAAACGCCGCCGCTGGCCAGTGCTGCGGAAGGCCGCAGCCGACTGAGTGCAGGCGATGTCTCGTTGGTCATCGAACTGCCACCTGATTTTGGGCGCAAGCTACGTGCCGGCGAAATGACCGAGGTGCTTGCAACTGTGGATGGCGCAATTCCTTTCAAAGGCGAGACGGTAGAGGGCTATGTCGCAGGTTTGCATCAAACTTTTTTGAGTGTTTTGGCCAACGACAGCGGTGCGGCGCAAACCCAGATCACGCGGATTGAACCACGTTTTCGATATAATCAAAGCTTTGAGAGCATCGCCGCGATGGCCCCGGCCATGCCCGCGATCCTTCTCATCATGCTGCCCGCTGTTCTCATGGCAGTCAGCGTCGCGCGGGAAAAGGAGTTGGGCTCAGTCACCAATTTCTACGTGACCCCGACGACGCGGCTTGAATTTCTAGTCGGAAAGCAGATCCCCTATATCGCCATCGCTTTCGTGAATTTCCTGCTGCTGGCCGCGATGACAATTGTGATCTTCGGTGTTCCGCTCAAAGGAGATCCCGTGCCCCTTGCAATTGGCGCACTCCTGTATGTTTGGGCGACCACATCCTATGGGTTACTGATCGCGACCATGACGTCGAGTCAGGTCGCCGCAACCTTCGCCACGGCCATTGCTTCGGTTGTGCCTACCATCCAATTCTCAGGCCTGCTGCAGCCGGTCTCAACACTTGAAGGAGGTGCCCAGATGATCGGCTCACTCTGGCCATCAGCTTATTTTTTACACCTGAACGTCGGTGTCTTTACCAAGGGATTGGGCTGGGAAGCGCTCGGCTCCGACGTTCTGGCGCTCGCCTGCTTCGGACCAGTTTTTACCACAATCGCAGCTCTCGCGCTCCGAGCACAGGAGAAGTGA
- a CDS encoding HlyD family secretion protein has product MKMGTGAILAAIALLLAGVAAYVFVSKNGEELPAGFAQSNGRIEAEQTEIAPTLAGRIARVLVAEGDMVALGDVLVEMDTDELSATHDRARAEAALARQTKAEAEAVVVQRESELHRAAHVLDRAKALLTGRNISETVFEERETAYLVAEAVLGASKARVATTDSQIAAAEAEVRRIAAQIEDSALLAPAPGRVLYRLAEPGEVVRAGGPILTLINLENVYMEVFLPAREAGLLPIGAEARIVLDVLPNFAIPATVTFVSPEAQFTPRQVETMSEREQLVFRVRVRIPKDLVAERIEHVKTGLRGMAVIRIASEGVWPEELERRIPPELFE; this is encoded by the coding sequence ATGAAAATGGGAACAGGAGCGATACTCGCCGCAATAGCGCTGCTGCTTGCAGGCGTAGCGGCCTATGTGTTTGTCTCGAAGAACGGCGAGGAACTACCGGCTGGCTTTGCCCAGAGCAATGGGCGGATCGAGGCAGAGCAAACCGAAATCGCGCCAACCCTTGCCGGACGCATCGCGCGGGTATTGGTGGCCGAAGGTGACATGGTTGCCTTGGGCGATGTTCTGGTCGAAATGGACACTGACGAGCTCTCTGCTACACATGATCGTGCTAGAGCCGAGGCTGCACTGGCACGCCAAACGAAGGCCGAAGCCGAGGCGGTGGTCGTTCAGCGTGAGAGTGAGCTCCATCGCGCCGCGCACGTGCTTGACCGAGCCAAGGCATTGCTGACAGGTCGAAATATCTCTGAGACCGTTTTTGAGGAACGCGAAACCGCGTACCTGGTTGCCGAAGCGGTGCTGGGCGCGTCCAAGGCCCGGGTCGCAACCACGGATAGTCAGATTGCTGCTGCAGAGGCTGAGGTGCGCCGGATCGCAGCACAGATCGAAGACAGCGCTCTTCTTGCGCCTGCGCCGGGGCGCGTGCTCTACCGACTGGCGGAGCCCGGCGAGGTCGTCAGAGCAGGCGGCCCGATCCTGACGCTCATAAACTTAGAGAACGTTTATATGGAAGTGTTTCTCCCTGCCCGCGAGGCAGGGCTCTTGCCGATTGGAGCAGAGGCACGCATCGTGCTCGACGTTCTGCCGAATTTTGCAATTCCCGCAACTGTCACTTTCGTTTCCCCGGAGGCACAGTTCACGCCTAGGCAGGTCGAAACGATGAGCGAACGCGAGCAACTGGTCTTTCGCGTTCGAGTTCGCATCCCAAAGGACTTGGTCGCAGAGCGGATCGAGCATGTGAAGACCGGTCTTCGCGGCATGGCCGTGATCCGGATCGCTTCCGAAGGCGTTTGGCCCGAAGAATTGGAGAGGCGCATTCCACCTGAGCTTTTCGAATGA